In Syngnathoides biaculeatus isolate LvHL_M chromosome 8, ASM1980259v1, whole genome shotgun sequence, the genomic stretch tttttttcttgaaatattacaatttcttacaaaactacattttttatAGTAGTGCATACAGTATGATGACTTTTTCCTTCTGGCGGGTATTCATGTAGCTTATTAATAATTGGAACCATTTGGCCTTGGCAGAGGTCCGCACTTCATGGGATGCTCTTCAAGTTTGTCATTGTGCTGTCTTGATGTGTCCAGAAAAATGAGGCTGGTTCTGGTTGTGTGCCAGCTCGGCGCCATACTAAGGACCCAAGCCCAGATACCGGCTCAGTGCATCTCGAGTAACACAAACAGACCACCAGGTACTCTTCGTTTATGCATTGTTCGCACTTTCTTTGTGTCGTTTGGAGGCTCACACCTTGCCGTGTTTCGTCCCAGAAAACTCGGACATAATGGTGGACTGCGGCACCGAGCACATGGACCTGAACATTTACCTTTGTCCCGTGTACCAAGCGCTCTACAATGAGTCCCTCTTGGTGCTCAATAAcgagtacaacaacaacaaatgtttcGGTACTGCCGAGTTTGCCGCCAACCCACCGGTTTTAAAATTTAGCTTTCCCATAAATGAAAGTTCCATGTCGTCGTGCGGGAATGATTTCAAGGTAGGTGGTCACTTGGAAAATGGTTTCACGCCGAGAGCTCGGTTATCTGACTGAAGGGTTTCCCTGAAGATCATCACTCAGGTGGGCACCGGAGCATTTGCCGACTTCTCCAATGTCCAGTTTGTCAACATCTCCGGCGCCGTCACCTCCATTGACCCGTCCGCTGGCATGATCACCTACCGGCCGCAGCTCCTCTACAAGTTCTCCTGCCTCTACCCCTTGCAATATATCATCAATAACACCGAGCTGGCCGTGTGAGTGTGGCTCAGTGTGGCGCTGCGCCACATTTGTGGGTCTCAAAGTCACTAAgccgtcttttcttttttatcccTTACAGAGCCGGTGTGAACGTTGCTATCAAAGACAACAATGGCAGCTTCATTAGCACACTGAGCTTGGAGTTATATGAAGTAAGAACCGATCTGAATTGACATCTAATTTATCAGTTTGTGACAGCGGTTATCCTGAATAGGATGACAGGGAAGCGAAACCCTAATGGCGagacgtccatccattttctatagcacttgTTCTCTTTATGGTTGCGGGAAACTGGAGACTATCCGAGATAACTTTCAGAAAGAGAAGGCAGGAAACACcctgactggtcgccagtcaattggaGGGCAGACAAAGaaccattcaaactcacattcacaccaacgatatgtaaaacataaaatCTTGAACAA encodes the following:
- the si:dkey-4p15.5 gene encoding zona pellucida-like domain-containing protein 1; translated protein: MGAKTRTGKMMMICRKMRLVLVVCQLGAILRTQAQIPAQCISSNTNRPPENSDIMVDCGTEHMDLNIYLCPVYQALYNESLLVLNNEYNNNKCFGTAEFAANPPVLKFSFPINESSMSSCGNDFKIITQVGTGAFADFSNVQFVNISGAVTSIDPSAGMITYRPQLLYKFSCLYPLQYIINNTELAVAGVNVAIKDNNGSFISTLSLELYEDDQFQNYLTIPPTGLELKTKIYVAVRATNLTDRFNVLLDRCYATTSPYPDFDSFYDLFVGCTRDEQTEVLLNGDSQVAHFSFEAFRFVEHRNRTVSTFYLHCVTRLCEVSTCSVLKPDCGSNQGRRRREADDTLANATVTSTAILVAKKGKGSSESLYSNTVVAAIFCVNILAVLFTT